The Streptomyces sp. NBC_00597 DNA segment TGAGCGCGTACCCGCCGGGGTCCTGCCCGGCACCCGGTGCGCCGTCCCCGGAACCGGCACCCGCACCCGCACCCGCACCGGAGCCGCCGCCCGAGGGGGCGCCGGCCGAGGCCGGGGTAGGAGCGGTGGCGACCGAGGCGACGGTCGCGGTGGCCGTGAGCCCGGTGGACTCGGACAGCACTTCCACCTTCATGCCCGCCTTGACCAGGTCCTTCTGGTGCGCCGGGAGCGAGGCCCGGATCACCGGGGCGCCCGCCGAGAGCGTGAGCAGTCCGTCCGGGACGGGTTCCCCGACCCCCGCCTTGACCGCGTCCACGCGGGCCGGGAAGCCCTTGACGAAGACGAGCTCGTCCGCCGGGACCATGGGGCCGGCCGAGGCTCGGGCCGTCTCCAGGCGGGTGGTGGCCTTGGCGAGGTCCTGCTGGGCGAAGACCAGTTGCTGCTGTGCCTCGGAGGTGTCGCTGCCACCGCCCGCCTTGGCCTTGGCGAGGGCGTTCTTGGCGGTGGTGACCCCCCGCTGGGCGGTGTCGGCGGCGTCCTCCGCCGCCTGCAACTTCTCGGCGTCGCCGGGGTCGGCGGGCCGCGGGGTGTAGCCGAGCGCGGCGTAGAGCGCGGTGACCGCCGCCTTCGTCCCGGCGCCGTACGTGCCCGCCGGATCCTTGCCGGTGGGGTGGCCCAGCGCCTTGAGCCCTTCCTGGAGCTGCCCGACGTCCTTGCCGGTGGCCCCGGGCTTCAGGTCCCGGTACACGGGCAGGGCCCCGGCCAGCGCGAACACCGGCCGCCCCGACACCTCGACCAGTACCTCGCCGGCCTGTACGGCGGCCCCGGGCTGTTTGTTGACCCGGGTGACCACGGGCTTCCCGCCCGTCCCGGCACCGGCGGCCCCGGCCCCCGGGGACACCGTCAGAACCTGCTCGGCGGCA contains these protein-coding regions:
- a CDS encoding peptidoglycan-binding protein, translated to MKHQEAVVPEEPDVAAESGAAAEPDDVRASLGRRRRILIWVVVGAVALTGAGVVLATTIRSPAQVAADAAPPPASVLADRVERRVLTSSVVVRGTVAAEQVLTVSPGAGAAGAGTGGKPVVTRVNKQPGAAVQAGEVLVEVSGRPVFALAGALPVYRDLKPGATGKDVGQLQEGLKALGHPTGKDPAGTYGAGTKAAVTALYAALGYTPRPADPGDAEKLQAAEDAADTAQRGVTTAKNALAKAKAGGGSDTSEAQQQLVFAQQDLAKATTRLETARASAGPMVPADELVFVKGFPARVDAVKAGVGEPVPDGLLTLSAGAPVIRASLPAHQKDLVKAGMKVEVLSESTGLTATATVASVATAPTPASAGAPSGGGSGAGAGAGAGSGDGAPGAGQDPGGYALTVTPDQALDARLSGQGVRLTVTAASSGEPVLVVPLSAVSAGADGRTTVTVLGKDPAAADARRRVEVRAGMSADGMVQVEPVAGGALADGDRVLVAQAKP